In Candidatus Sulfurimonas marisnigri, a single genomic region encodes these proteins:
- a CDS encoding MerR family transcriptional regulator produces MEYKISEIVAQTDVPKSTILYYIREGLLPEAKKFKSNVHRYSEEHVELIKYIKYMKQELGSSNEQIKTALQHKNQSLSSSFSMLAPLMQTLSAIPAGAKHYNKEQFIEHYDFDIKLLEQLLDDGVLVPLTDDDFTEKEASIVRLIEDIKETGVDYTLIKNYVHHAKSLAQIEYEMQTQLCSIRSDENFSTLWKIMFETLFNAKEYLFSRYTYKVLFKALKDEISKNHHQN; encoded by the coding sequence ATGGAATATAAAATATCAGAGATAGTCGCACAAACAGATGTACCAAAATCAACGATTCTTTACTATATAAGAGAAGGTTTACTACCTGAAGCAAAAAAATTTAAATCCAATGTTCACAGATATAGCGAAGAACATGTAGAACTGATAAAGTATATAAAATACATGAAACAAGAGCTAGGAAGCTCAAATGAGCAGATAAAAACTGCCCTGCAACATAAAAACCAATCTCTTTCAAGTTCATTTTCTATGTTAGCCCCACTTATGCAAACTCTTAGTGCTATTCCAGCAGGTGCTAAACATTACAACAAAGAGCAGTTTATAGAGCATTATGACTTTGATATTAAACTTTTAGAACAACTACTAGATGATGGCGTACTAGTACCTCTAACAGATGATGATTTTACTGAAAAAGAGGCTTCTATTGTTAGGTTGATTGAGGATATTAAAGAGACAGGTGTAGATTATACTTTAATAAAAAACTATGTTCATCATGCTAAATCACTAGCACAAATAGAATATGAGATGCAAACTCAGCTTTGTAGTATTCGTAGTGATGAAAACTTTTCAACACTATGGAAAATTATGTTTGAGACTCTTTTTAATGCTAAAGAGTATCTCTTTAGTCGTTATACTTATAAGGTACTATTTAAAGCACTTAAGGATGAGATTTCTAAAAATCATCATCAAAACTAA
- a CDS encoding YeeE/YedE thiosulfate transporter family protein: MPRSIPWWVGGIAMSLLFFISFSVWGADRPIGASTGMSYLANLIFGLDAENHKYAAMIQESGAWEGVMLIGVFFGGLFMSVFVTKTFHISYIPTLWKERKNSSVKSRMVWSFIAGFMLVFGARLAGGCNAGHILSGGSQIAVSGIIFAVVALGTGMITGRFFYKKKRCKEC, from the coding sequence ATGCCTCGTTCAATACCTTGGTGGGTTGGTGGTATAGCCATGAGCTTGCTGTTTTTTATTAGTTTTTCAGTTTGGGGTGCAGATAGACCAATCGGCGCTTCTACTGGAATGAGTTATCTTGCAAACTTAATTTTTGGTCTTGATGCCGAGAATCATAAATATGCTGCAATGATACAAGAGAGTGGTGCCTGGGAAGGTGTAATGCTTATCGGTGTATTTTTTGGTGGACTGTTTATGTCTGTCTTTGTTACAAAAACGTTTCACATTAGCTATATACCTACACTTTGGAAGGAGCGTAAAAATAGCTCTGTTAAATCTCGAATGGTTTGGAGTTTTATAGCAGGTTTTATGCTGGTTTTTGGAGCACGCTTGGCTGGTGGATGTAATGCTGGACATATACTCTCAGGTGGTTCACAAATAGCAGTTAGCGGGATTATATTTGCTGTTGTTGCATTAGGTACAGGAATGATAACAGGTAGATTTTTTTATAAGAAAAAGAGGTGTAAAGAATGTTAG
- a CDS encoding YeeE/YedE thiosulfate transporter family protein produces MLDRISNMFSLVANQAHGSVWLVLFIGFCFGAIILYSRLDKFEKMAGFMIFEDTLVPRMAMTTVALSSIGFYFLVDAGYASYSIKPTILTGLIIGAIIFGTGLVILGKCPSAFFVSVSEGRVDALVGVAGGMVGGAVFTLLYPWIEQITGPDLGKIRLADVFGGYELAIVLVLSITLLVVAYLLPTIEYYDPADDRDKH; encoded by the coding sequence ATGTTAGATCGTATTTCAAATATGTTTAGCCTTGTAGCAAATCAAGCACATGGTTCTGTATGGCTTGTACTTTTTATAGGTTTTTGTTTTGGTGCTATCATCCTTTACTCTCGTCTTGATAAGTTTGAAAAAATGGCCGGTTTTATGATTTTTGAGGATACTTTAGTTCCAAGAATGGCAATGACTACAGTTGCTTTATCAAGTATAGGTTTTTATTTTTTAGTTGATGCTGGGTATGCTAGTTATAGTATAAAGCCAACTATCTTAACTGGTTTAATTATTGGAGCTATCATTTTTGGAACTGGTTTGGTGATTTTGGGAAAATGTCCATCAGCATTTTTTGTTTCAGTTTCAGAAGGACGAGTAGATGCTCTTGTTGGTGTTGCTGGGGGTATGGTTGGTGGAGCAGTTTTCACGTTACTTTACCCTTGGATAGAACAAATTACGGGGCCTGATTTAGGTAAGATTAGATTAGCCGATGTGTTTGGAGGCTATGAACTTGCGATAGTTTTAGTTTTAAGTATAACGCTTTTGGTTGTTGCTTATTTATTACCGACTATTGAATATTATGATCCTGCAGATGATAGAGATAAGCATTAA
- a CDS encoding carboxymuconolactone decarboxylase family protein codes for MAHIKLPEFENMSPAIQDRARPILEKTGKLGEIFKLMALDDKIYFATDGMIQKYLLDETTLSYDIKESIALLISVENGCKMCVDVHKGIAKMLGLSDERIEEVLKGVDAINTDDKEKALLNFCIRASQKDNYKVLKSEIDALKDMGYSDVQIVEAVAITGYFNYINTLSNVFALGQ; via the coding sequence ATGGCACACATAAAACTACCAGAATTTGAAAATATGAGTCCTGCTATTCAGGATAGAGCTCGTCCAATTTTAGAAAAAACAGGCAAATTAGGTGAAATATTTAAACTAATGGCACTTGACGATAAAATATATTTTGCAACTGACGGGATGATTCAAAAGTATCTGCTTGATGAGACTACACTCTCTTATGATATTAAAGAGTCGATAGCTCTTCTTATATCAGTAGAGAATGGGTGTAAAATGTGTGTAGATGTACACAAAGGTATAGCAAAGATGCTTGGTCTTTCAGATGAGAGAATTGAAGAGGTTCTAAAAGGTGTTGATGCTATCAATACAGATGATAAAGAAAAAGCTCTTTTAAACTTTTGTATCAGAGCCTCTCAAAAAGACAACTATAAAGTACTTAAAAGCGAAATTGATGCGCTTAAAGATATGGGTTATAGTGATGTTCAAATAGTTGAAGCGGTAGCAATAACAGGCTACTTCAATTATATAAACACTTTATCAAATGTTTTTGCTTTAGGTCAGTAA
- a CDS encoding DsrE family protein, translating into MKYIFLALIIFSGIAQAKEYKAIFDCSSKNSGYIVSRMFLVERTMDMIEKNGDTVKFALTIHGSCAPIVSKNIDEVIMDENNLANMQKARKQLERLATKKGIDVTVCAMSLNANTIDKDDVLPFVKISENSFIDTIGYQNDGYALMTFK; encoded by the coding sequence ATGAAGTATATATTTTTAGCACTTATAATATTCTCGGGTATAGCACAGGCAAAAGAGTACAAAGCAATTTTTGATTGCAGTTCAAAGAATAGTGGATACATAGTTAGTCGTATGTTTTTAGTTGAGAGAACTATGGATATGATAGAAAAAAATGGTGACACTGTGAAGTTTGCTCTTACAATTCACGGTAGCTGTGCACCAATAGTTTCAAAAAATATAGATGAAGTTATAATGGATGAAAACAATCTAGCAAATATGCAAAAAGCAAGAAAACAACTTGAGAGATTAGCGACTAAAAAGGGTATTGATGTAACTGTTTGCGCAATGAGCCTAAATGCCAATACAATAGATAAGGATGATGTCCTTCCTTTTGTTAAAATTTCAGAAAATAGTTTTATAGATACTATTGGCTATCAAAATGATGGCTATGCTCTAATGACGTTTAAATAA
- a CDS encoding peptide deformylase produces MVREIVTYPTTPSLEFGANVRFFNEELFSIIEDLKDTLEENKLNALSAFQVGSSLSVVVIKKDAFGLDDDQGEYLELVNPRVLKREGTVTPIETTAYFPGMSAKTTRYEKIKLMYEDRDGNQQFLEADGDLSTTIQRKIDYMFGSNFRVRLEEDERKLFDSKLEFGTDAITQNDCPTVFKRDRILQAFKLLFIVGIFGVISSFFIADEAITTLQMVENYILLSMAVITVVYFFYAQYEGKQYKHCTSCQIGNIIGTSIFLMIKLVALSIASYFII; encoded by the coding sequence ATGGTAAGAGAGATTGTAACATACCCAACTACACCGAGTTTAGAGTTTGGTGCAAATGTTAGGTTTTTTAATGAAGAGCTTTTTTCAATTATTGAAGACTTAAAAGATACGCTTGAAGAAAATAAATTAAATGCATTATCAGCATTTCAAGTTGGTTCATCATTATCTGTAGTAGTTATAAAAAAAGATGCTTTTGGCTTAGATGATGACCAGGGTGAATATTTAGAGCTTGTTAATCCAAGGGTTTTAAAAAGAGAAGGAACTGTAACCCCTATCGAGACAACAGCTTACTTTCCTGGAATGAGTGCAAAGACTACAAGATATGAAAAAATCAAACTAATGTATGAGGACAGAGATGGTAATCAGCAGTTTTTAGAAGCTGATGGAGATTTGTCTACAACAATTCAAAGAAAGATTGATTATATGTTTGGCTCAAACTTTAGAGTAAGACTTGAAGAAGATGAGAGAAAACTTTTTGATTCAAAACTAGAGTTTGGTACAGATGCGATTACTCAAAATGACTGTCCGACAGTATTTAAAAGAGATAGAATATTACAAGCATTCAAACTTCTTTTTATTGTAGGAATTTTTGGAGTAATATCAAGTTTTTTTATTGCTGATGAAGCTATAACAACTTTGCAAATGGTAGAAAACTATATTTTATTATCTATGGCTGTGATAACTGTTGTGTATTTCTTTTATGCTCAGTATGAAGGAAAACAGTACAAACATTGTACCTCTTGTCAAATAGGAAATATAATAGGAACCTCGATATTTTTGATGATTAAATTAGTAGCTCTATCTATAGCTAGTTATTTTATAATTTAG
- a CDS encoding carbon-nitrogen hydrolase family protein: MQTLLKLIEQTPEKSLIVAPEVCLTGFDYHNFDEAIEFSHVANEALKKASKNRIIILTIIEKKDGEVFNFAKVFHNSEIVHSQAKARLFRFGGEHNHFAQGDDEDVKIIEIDGIKIGILICFELRFKALWKKLEGCDVIAVPSWWGALRTEHFKVLTQSLAIINQCYVVASDSLHVDCSKMSGIIKPQGQVQRNGNKPCLEVLYDKKEIATIRRYMDVGIG; this comes from the coding sequence CTGCAAACACTTCTAAAATTAATTGAACAAACCCCTGAAAAATCACTAATAGTAGCACCTGAAGTTTGCCTCACAGGTTTTGACTATCATAACTTTGATGAAGCTATAGAGTTCTCACATGTAGCTAATGAAGCATTGAAAAAGGCTTCAAAAAATAGGATTATTATACTAACAATAATTGAAAAAAAAGATGGTGAAGTTTTTAATTTTGCTAAAGTTTTTCACAATAGCGAGATAGTTCACTCTCAAGCAAAGGCAAGGTTATTTCGTTTTGGTGGCGAACATAATCACTTTGCTCAGGGGGACGATGAAGATGTTAAAATCATTGAAATAGATGGTATAAAAATAGGAATACTAATCTGCTTTGAACTTCGGTTTAAAGCTTTATGGAAGAAGTTAGAAGGTTGTGATGTTATAGCAGTTCCATCTTGGTGGGGAGCCTTAAGAACTGAACATTTTAAAGTATTAACTCAAAGCTTAGCGATTATAAATCAGTGCTATGTTGTGGCCAGTGATTCTCTACATGTAGATTGTTCTAAGATGAGCGGAATTATAAAACCACAGGGACAAGTACAGAGAAATGGGAATAAGCCTTGCTTAGAAGTGTTATATGATAAAAAAGAAATTGCCACAATAAGGCGATATATGGATGTAGGTATTGGATAG
- a CDS encoding protein-L-isoaspartate(D-aspartate) O-methyltransferase, with translation MDRITATKTARLANECHQIFSLDDDVREAISSTNREEFVPVGFKHNAYKLDALPLGSAQWISSPLTVAKMTQYLDTKGADRVLEVGCGSGYQAAVLSHLFRGVFTIERIEPLMIEAKLRFRKLGINNIHTRTDDGQNGWIQYAPYDRILFSATAKEVPQKLFEQLRDGGILVAPMQVGLKQIITRFRKTGDSVEKEELEECDFVPILDGVQK, from the coding sequence TTGGATAGAATTACAGCAACAAAGACAGCACGATTGGCAAATGAGTGCCACCAAATATTTTCACTTGACGATGATGTAAGAGAGGCTATTTCTAGTACTAACAGAGAAGAGTTTGTACCGGTCGGTTTTAAACATAATGCTTATAAATTAGATGCTCTCCCTTTGGGCTCAGCACAATGGATAAGTTCACCTCTAACTGTTGCTAAAATGACTCAGTATTTAGATACCAAGGGTGCTGATAGGGTTTTGGAAGTTGGCTGCGGAAGCGGTTATCAGGCTGCTGTTTTGTCACATCTGTTTCGCGGGGTATTTACTATTGAGAGAATAGAGCCTTTGATGATAGAGGCAAAACTGCGCTTTAGAAAACTTGGAATTAACAATATCCATACAAGAACAGACGATGGACAAAACGGTTGGATTCAGTATGCTCCGTATGATAGAATTCTTTTCTCTGCAACAGCAAAAGAGGTTCCGCAAAAACTTTTTGAACAATTGCGTGATGGCGGGATACTAGTAGCTCCAATGCAGGTCGGATTAAAGCAAATTATTACCCGTTTTAGAAAAACAGGAGACTCCGTGGAGAAAGAGGAGTTGGAAGAGTGTGACTTTGTACCTATTTTGGACGGGGTGCAGAAGTAA
- a CDS encoding phospholipase A, producing MKLLFAAILLSLCLDASTSFEDAHAVYKEGEYKKSFEMFKKLAKDDSDAAYILAYMYEHGEGCEADKEEASKWYKISSEGYYKQTKYNYSREIEKEQKKLYTSLDRLDQNETEDTMRQYSQSLYNFKAHNANYFLPISYRYEGDYANTNGHEAKEIETEFQISVKFDIAANILGLNEIYSIAYTQKSFWQFYSDSAFFRETNYNPEAFVMFPTSELSDGRLIKSIRLAIAHESNGRGGDEERSWNFLSSSFLLQYKTLFAELKLWTRLPDSYDYNPDLIDYMGHGHIKFMVPYKKHLIDMKLKYSYNNKGAAEINYSYPAFGRDDLFLYVKLFNGYGESLIDYNNRIKKFAIGFSISR from the coding sequence ATGAAACTACTTTTTGCCGCAATTCTTTTATCTCTCTGCCTTGACGCTTCAACAAGCTTTGAGGATGCCCATGCAGTATATAAAGAGGGTGAGTACAAAAAATCATTTGAAATGTTTAAAAAGCTGGCTAAAGATGATTCAGATGCCGCATATATTCTGGCCTACATGTACGAACATGGTGAAGGGTGTGAAGCGGACAAAGAAGAGGCTTCAAAATGGTATAAAATTTCATCAGAGGGTTACTACAAACAAACTAAATACAACTACAGCAGAGAGATAGAAAAAGAGCAAAAAAAATTATACACCTCCTTAGACAGACTAGATCAAAATGAAACAGAAGATACAATGAGACAATACTCCCAATCTCTTTATAACTTCAAAGCTCATAATGCCAACTATTTTTTACCGATAAGTTACCGATATGAAGGCGACTATGCAAATACGAATGGACATGAAGCAAAAGAGATTGAGACAGAGTTTCAAATTAGCGTTAAGTTTGATATCGCAGCAAATATCCTTGGTCTAAACGAGATATATTCAATTGCTTATACCCAAAAATCATTTTGGCAGTTTTATTCAGACTCGGCTTTTTTTAGAGAAACAAACTATAACCCGGAGGCTTTTGTTATGTTTCCAACCTCTGAGTTAAGCGATGGAAGGCTTATCAAGTCTATACGTCTTGCAATTGCACATGAATCAAACGGAAGAGGCGGAGACGAAGAGCGCTCATGGAACTTTCTCAGCAGCAGTTTCTTGCTTCAGTATAAGACTTTGTTTGCAGAGCTGAAACTTTGGACAAGATTGCCTGACTCTTATGATTACAACCCTGATTTGATAGACTATATGGGGCACGGTCATATAAAGTTTATGGTGCCATACAAAAAGCATCTTATAGATATGAAGTTAAAATACAGCTATAACAACAAGGGTGCGGCAGAGATAAACTACAGTTATCCCGCTTTTGGAAGAGATGATCTTTTTTTGTATGTAAAACTATTCAATGGATACGGTGAGAGTCTTATTGATTATAACAATCGTATAAAAAAGTTTGCAATAGGGTTTAGTATATCTAGATAG
- a CDS encoding FAD-dependent thymidylate synthase, translated as MEEMYGIKYSKPEVVLMQETGIGVAEAAARTCYDSFENSENEAIKYIENHMPDDSTCREINDIEDSSLLDDLAWTYFHHSILEHANLSFLIRGTSRGVLQEHARHRIQAISVRSTRYTMSSIINAFTASQTSNGKDFFIDKVLSFDMFVTKDEEYNKIEIGSIYDKLKYQSAKVENFDDIAVAKSSLPFLQEFKGNSEALFSALEAGKKKRNVGDAFKHIIGDNVKVDMVVTFNLRSLKNYLTLRDSGAAFFQIRWLAQEMMRKTPSKYLDLIIKRK; from the coding sequence ATGGAAGAGATGTATGGCATAAAATATTCAAAACCTGAAGTGGTCTTAATGCAAGAGACAGGTATTGGTGTGGCAGAAGCGGCAGCTAGAACTTGTTATGACTCATTTGAAAACAGCGAAAATGAAGCTATAAAGTATATTGAAAATCATATGCCTGATGATTCTACATGTAGAGAAATAAATGATATAGAGGATTCAAGTCTTTTAGATGATTTGGCTTGGACTTATTTTCACCACTCAATCTTAGAACACGCTAATCTTAGTTTTTTGATACGTGGAACTTCAAGGGGTGTTCTTCAAGAGCATGCTCGCCACCGCATTCAAGCTATAAGTGTAAGAAGTACTCGTTATACGATGAGTTCTATTATAAACGCATTCACTGCTTCTCAAACTTCTAATGGTAAAGATTTTTTTATAGATAAAGTTTTAAGCTTTGATATGTTTGTAACTAAAGATGAAGAGTACAATAAAATCGAAATAGGTTCTATTTACGATAAGCTAAAGTACCAATCAGCAAAAGTAGAAAATTTTGATGATATAGCAGTAGCAAAAAGCTCATTGCCATTTTTGCAAGAGTTTAAAGGCAATTCAGAGGCACTTTTTTCTGCTTTAGAGGCAGGGAAAAAGAAGCGTAATGTGGGGGATGCTTTTAAACATATTATTGGTGATAATGTAAAAGTTGATATGGTTGTCACATTTAACCTTAGAAGCCTAAAAAACTACCTTACACTTAGAGACAGCGGCGCAGCATTTTTTCAAATAAGATGGCTGGCACAAGAGATGATGCGAAAAACACCATCAAAATATTTAGATTTAATTATTAAAAGGAAGTAG